Part of the Devosia sp. SL43 genome, AAGGTCATCGGCCCCGGCAACGCCTATGTCGCAGCTGCCAAGCGCCAGGTCTTCGGCCAGGTCGGGATCGACATGATCGCCGGCCCATCTGAAGTCCTGGTCATCGCCGATGGCTCCGCCAACCCCGCCTGGATCGCCGCCGATCTCATCGCCCAGGCCGAGCATGGCGGCGGCGCCCAGTCGATACTCATCACCACCGAATACGGCGTGGCCGATGCCGTCGAGGCCGAGGTCGATCGCCAGCTCTCCCTGCTCCCCAAGGAGAACATCGCGCGCGACGGCTGGAACGAATTCGGCGCCGTCATCACCGTCGCCTCCCTGACCGAAGCGGCTACCCTGGCCAACCGCATCGCCTCCGAGCATGTCGAACTGGCGATCGACGATCCGCAGTCCCTGGTCTCCGCCATCCGCCATGCCGGCGCGATCTTTCTCGGTCACCACACGCCGGAGGCCATTGGCGATTATGTCGGCGGCTCCAACCACGTGCTGCCCACCGCCCGCACCGCCCGCTTCGCCTCGGGCCTGGGCGTGCTCGATTTCATGAAGCGCACCTCGATCCTGGGTTGCGATCCGTCCTCGCTGTCGGCCCTTGCCGAAGCGGCTGTCATCCTCTCGGAAGTCGAGGCCCTCGATGGCCACGGCCGTTCCATTTCCATAAGGCTCAATCGTTGAGCATCTCGATGGGGACAGAGGCCAAGGCGGCCAACACCGATCGACTGGTCACCGTTACGCTCGACCCCAATACCATCACCTCGATCAATCCTGACGAGGTGCATGAATGGCGCATCGCCATCTACGACCTGCTCGAGGACAACAGCTTCCGCCCGGCCCGCGTCAAGGCCACCGGGCCTTATGCGCTCCACATGTCCATCGTCGGCAATTCGATCGTGCTCGATGTGCGCAATCCCGAGACCTTCCAGCCCATCGCCGCGCACTACCTGTCGCTGACCCCATTCCGCCGCCTCATCCGCGACTATTTCCGCATCCGCGACGCCTATTACGAGGCCATCCGCTCGGCCCAGCCGTTCCAGATCGAAACCGTCGATATGGCCCGCCGCGGCATGCACAACGAGGCGGCCGAACTGCTGCGCACCCGGCTGGACAACAAGATCATCATCGATCTCAACACTGCCCGGCGCCTCTTCACGCTCATCTGCGCCGTGCAGCCCTATGCCTCACGTATCGACGAGGCGACCAGCGAACTGCCCTCCGTCCTCTTCGTCTGCTCGATGAATTCGGTTCGCTCGCCCATCGCCGCTGCCCTTGCCCGCCAGGCCTTTCCCGGCCGCATCATCGCCCGCTCGGTCGGGGTCAATGGAGGCAAGGCCGATCAGTTTGTGCATGCTGTGATGGAAGAGATCGGCATTGATATGAGCGTCCATACGCCCCATATCCTCGATGAACTCGTCGCCAACCGGTTCGATCTCGTCATCACCCTCTCCGATGACGCGCCCGAAGCGGTCAGCCGCAAGGGCCTCGAGGCCGGTGCGGTCGAGCATTGGAAGACTCCTGATCCGTCCCTGGTCGAAGGCAATCGCGAGCTCGTCTTGAGCGCCTATCGCGAGCTGCGCGACAGTCTCAGGAAGAAGGTTCGGGCCCGTCTGGAACCACTGGTTTCCGGTGGTTCACAAATCCATTGAATTGAAGTAGGTTCCGCGCAATTTCCGACCCCTGGCGCGCCAATCCGAGCTGCGCGGGGTCTTTCTGGAGACAGTATGGCTAAGGAAGAAGTGCTCGAATTCCCGGGCGTGGTCGTCGAATTGCTTCCCAACGCGACCTTTCGGGTCAAGCTGGAGAACGAACATGAGATCATCGCCCACACCGCCGGTCGCATGCGCAAGAATCGCATCCGTGTCCTGGCTGGCGACAAGGTCCTGTGCGAAATGACGCCCTACGACCTGACCAAGGGTCGCATCACCTACCGCTTCAAGTGAACTGAGAAGCCCGCATGGCAAGCCGTCCGGATCTGATCCTGGCCTCCGCCTCGCCGCGCCGGCTCGCTCTGCTCAACCAGATCGGCATCGAGCCCGAGCATCTGGTGCCCGCTCATGTCGACGAGACCCCGGAAAAGGGCGAGCTGCCGCGCAAGCTGGCAACGCGCCTGGCCGATCTCAAGGCTCTGACGGCCCAACACAAGGCACGCTCGGCCGGCTTCGGCCAGGGCGCCATCGTGCTGGCCGCCGATACCGTCGTGGCCGTCGGCCGCCGCATCCTGCCCAAGGCCGAAACCATGGAGGAGGCGACCGAATGCCTTTCCATGCTCTCCGGCCGCGCCCACCGGGTCTATACCGCGCTGACGGTCCTCACGGCCTCCGGCGCCAAGCGCCAGCGCCTGGTCGAGACCCGCATTCGCTTCAAGCGCCTCTCCACCCGCGAGATGGAAGCCTATCTGGCCAGCGCCGAATGGCGCGACAAAGCCGGTGGCTACGCCATCCAGGGCATTGCCGGCGCCTTCGTGGTCAAGCTCTCCGGCTCCTATTCCGCCGTTGTAGGCCTGCCGCTGATGGAAACTGCCCAGTTGCTGGCGGGTGAGGGCTACCCGGTCCACTTCAACTGGCTCAACCAGTCGTCCGGCGTCTGATGCCTGCTGCAAAAAAGTGCCCCATCTGCAGCAAGCCGACAGTCGAAGCCTACAAGCCCTTCTGCTCCAAGCGTTGCGCCGATGTCGACCTCAACCGCTGGCTGACCGGCAGCTACGTCATCCCGGCCCGCGATGATGAGCCATCGGCGGAGAACGACGATTCTATCCCCGACCACAACGAAGACGATAATATCTAAGCCTTCACCTCTCCCTCTGGGGGAGAGGTCGGCGCGCAGCGCCGGGTGAGCGGGCCTTGTTGGTAGTCGTGGATCTTGCCGAAACGGTCGCCGATAGAAGGAGATGGGGCACTTTGGTGCCCACGCGCCAAACTCCTTTTCCACAAGCCCTTTTCCCGCTTGCACCCTCAAAACCCATCCCCTATAAGGCCGATGGCTTCAAGCCGGGCGGACCTCCCGCCCCGTTGCCCGGGTAGCTCAGTTGGTAGAGCAGCGGATTGAAAATCCGCGTGTCACTGGTTCGATTCCGGTCCCGGGCACCACTACTTTCCAAATCGTTCGCCCCCTGCGCGCCATAGTGCACGCGCGCTTACTCCGCCGCGCCCCGCTCCTTTGCCGCGCCCGAATGCTCCGCGTCGTCAGGAGCCTTTGGCAGGAAGCGGCGGGTGAAGGCGCTGAAGCTGTCGATGTAGGTCAGCAGCACTGGCACCACGACCAGGGTCAATGCTGTCGAGCTGATCAGACCGCCGATCACCGCATGCGCCATGGGCGCATTCTCGCCGCTGCCGGCATGGAGGTTCAATGCCAGCGGCAGCATGCCGAAGATCATGGCCAGCGTGGTCATGATGATCGGGCGGAACCGCGTTGCGCCGGCCTCGACCAGCGCCTCGTAGAGGTTCTGGCCGTCCCTGACGTGCTGATTGGCATTGTCGACCAGGAGAATGGCGTTCTTCACCACCAGGCCCATCAGCATGATGAAGCCGATGGCCGAGAACATGTTGAGCGTCGAGCCGCCAACCAGAAGTCCCACCATTACGCCGATCAGCGCCAGTGGCAGCGAGCCCATGATGGCGACCGGCTGCAGGAAGCTGCCGAACTGGCTGGCGAGAACCAGGTAGATGAAGATCACTGCCAGCAGCAAAGCCGAGCCCACCGCGCCCATCGTATCGGCGATCTGCTCCACATCACCGCCGAAGGACGTGCGATAGCCGGTTGGCAGGTTGAGACTGTCGACCGCCTGCTGCAGCTGCGGCGAGACAGTGCCCAACTCGACCCCTTCGAGATAAGCCTCGATGGTGACGCCGCGCTGCAGATCCTGCCGGTTGATCGTCGCCGGTCCGGTGCTTTCCACCACCTCGGCCACCTGGCTGAGCGTGATCATCTGGCTCGATCCGGTGGCGCCTGATTGGGCAATCGGCAGGTTGCCGATCGCGTCGACGTCATTACGCAAGGTCTCGGGCAGTCGCACAACGACCGAGTAGACCTGACCATTCTGGGCGGTCCAGTTGGCGACATCCTCGCCGCTGATCAGCGGCCCGAGCGTTGCGACGATCTGAGCCATCGAGACGCCCAGATTGTCGGCCAGGTCACTGTTGATCCGGATGCCGACAACCGCCTGCGCCTCGTCGAGGCTCGACGTAATGTTGATCAGGCCAGGTATGGCATTCAGCTTCGCCACCAACTCGTCGGACAGCCGATCGAGGACACTGAAGCTTTCGCCATAAAGCGTCACCGAGACCGGTGCCGACGACCCGCCCAGACCTGATGCCGAGGAGACCTGGAACTCCGCGCCCGGAATGGCTTCCAGCGCGCGGCGGATGCCGGGCATGAACGCCTGCGGCGTCACGCTGCGCAACGTCTTGTCGATCATGGTAACCGTCAGGGTGCCGCTATTGGCGCCCGACGCGGCAAGCCCGCCGCCAATTGTCGAATAGGTGCGCTCCACCTCTGGATAGGCGCGGATGATGTTCTCCGCCTGCCGCAGCTTGGCGGCCGTTGCTTCCTTGGACGAGCCGGCCGGCGTTTCCACCGATACGGTGAAGATGCCGTTGTCAGTGACTGGAATGAATTCGACGCCCACTCGCGGAAAAAGCGCGATCGCTCCGACAAAGGAGAGCAGGGCGATCAACAGCACGGTCTTGCGGAACTTGAGGCTCCAGCGGATCAGCCCGCGATAGCCATTGGTGATCCACTCGAACAGGCGATCGAACTGCTGCACCGCCCTGCCGATCGGGCCGCGCTTGGCCTTGGGGTTGGCTGCCGGGTCGTACCAGACGCTCGATAGCATTGGGTCGAGCGTGAAGGCGACAAACAGCGAGATCAGCACCGCCACCGACACGGTGACGCCGAACTGCAGGAAGAATCGCCCCATGATCCCGTCCATGAAGGCCACCGGCAGGAACACGGCGACGATGGACAGCGTCGTCGCCATCACCGCCAGCCCGATTTCGTTGGTGCCGTCGAACGCAGCCTGCCGGTGCGACTTGCCCATATGCAGGTGTCGCGTGATGTTCTCGCGCACCACGATAGCGTCGTCGATCAGGATGCCCACGGCCAGCGACAGTGCCAGCAGCGTCATCATGTTGAGGGTGAAGCCGAGAAAGTTGAGCGCGATCATCGCCCCGATGATCGAGATGGGCAGCGTGAGCCCGGTGATGACCGTCGAACGCCAGGAATTCAGGAACAGGAACACGATGACGACGGCGAGGAGCGCGCCTTCGATCAGCATATTCTGCACGGCGTGGAATGAGTTCTCCACCGGCTCGGCATTGTCGACAACGACCTGAATGTCGACGCCGCCGGGCAGTTCTCCGGCCTGCAGCTCGGCAATCGCCTCGCGGATGTTTTCTGCCACCCCAACCGTATTGGCGCCCTGGGTCTTGAGTACGTCGATCGCCAAAGCCCGTTCGCCGTTGAGAATGGCCAGGCTGCTCGCTTCGCCGGTGCCGTCGACGATGGTCGCGACATCGCGCAGGGTGACGGGTTGCCCGCCCTGGTTGCCGACCGTTACGTCGTAGAAATCCTGTTCATCCTCCAGGCGGCCTAGCACCTGGATGGATTGCACGATGCTGTCGCGGGTAATCGAGCCGGCAGCGAGGTCGCGATTGGCGGCCTGGAGCGCATTGACCACGGCATCCGGGCTGATGTTGAAGGCGGCCAAACGGTCGGGATCGATCTCGATGTTGAGTTGGCGCGGCACGCCGCCGACGACCGAGGCGCTGCCGACGCCGTCGATATTGGAGATGCGCGTCGCTATGAGGTCCTCGGTCAGCGCGGTCAGGTCGCGCGGCGACAGGGTGCTCGAGCTGACCGCCAGGGACAGCAGAGGCAGGTCGCTGGGGTCGAAGCGCAGGATGCGCGGATCGCCGGCGGCGTCGGGCAACACCGCGCGGATCGGGTCAATCTTGTCGCGGACCTCCTGCAGCTTTTCCTGCGAGCTGGCCTCGAGGTTGAAGATCATCAGCACCATGGCCTGGCCGGACTGGGCCGTGGACTGGACGGTGTCGAGCCCGGCAATGGTGTTGACGGCGTTCTCGATGGGCTCGACGATGTCCGCCTCGACTGCCTCGGGCGAGGCCCCCGGATAGCTGACCACCACCGCGACGACGGGGAAGTCCACGTCGGGCAGCTGCTCGATCGGCAGGCGCTGATAGGAATAGACGCCGAAGACCATGATCGCGACCATGATCATGGTCGCAAACACCGGATGGTTGACGCTGATGCGGGTGAGAAACATCGGTTAGCCCTCCACCAGCGTATAGGCTTCGCCGGGTTGCAGCTCATCGAGCGGGGCCGATACGACGACATCCCCCGCTGCAAGGCCGGTGACCTCGATCATGCTGCCGCGTGCCCATTCGCGGACGGTCTCGACCGCTTGTCGAACAAACACATCGCCGTCGAGCTTGAGCACAAATTGACCCTCCGCGTCCTCGCGCAGCGCTGCTGCCGGGACAGCCAGGGCGTCGGTCTGTTCGCTGACCGTGATCTGCCCCGTCGCGAACATGCCGCCGCGCAGGTGGTTCTCGGCATTTTGAAGGTCGATATAGATCGGCACGGTCCGCGTTCCGGCGAGGGCCACCGGGTTGACGCGGCTCACCGTTCCGGCAAATTCCTGCCCATCGAGACCGGTGACGGTCACAACCGCACTCTGCCCGGCGATCACCCTGGCGCTGGAATTGACCGAAGCCGCAGCCTCGAACTCCATCTTCCCAAGATTGACCACGGTAAAGAGCGCCGTTCCGGCCTGGATGGTCTGTCCGGGCTCGACCGAGCGCGATGATATGATGCCGGCCAATGGCGACTTCACAGTGGCATTGGCCAGCGCCAGTTCCGCAGTCTCGACCGCGCTATCGAGCGCATCGACTTGGGCTTGAAGCGCCGCCGCTGCCGAGCGCGCCTGTTCCAGCGTCGAGGGGCTGGCATTGCCCTGGACCGCCAGCTGTTCGGTGCGTTCGAGCTGTTGCTGGGAGGATTGAAGCTGCGCCCGGGTGGCATTGGCGGTGGCGCGCTGCTGATTGAGCTGCAGTTCCAGCGTCGCCCGGTCGATCTGGGCGAGCACATCACCCTCCCGAACCGTATCGCCCGGGCGGACCATCACCGCCATCACGCGACCGGAAGCCTGTGACGACACATCGGAACGCTGGCTCGGTATGAGCGTACCCGTAACCTTGACGGTTTCCCGCAGGGTGGTTGGCGCGATCGTCAAAGTTTCTGACTGGCGGATTTGCCTGATAATGGCGGTTTCCGCCTCTGCCGGCTGCTCAGTTGGCGCTGCGCTCGGCCGCAGGAAGACGAACGCCACCACGCCTGCGATGACCAGTGCCAGGACGATCCAGGGGCCGATGCGACGCTTCGGCTTCAGACCCTGCGCCACCCGCTCTGCATTGCGCTTTTCGCGCCGGCTCTGCGCCCAGTCAGGCTTTTCGTGTGCAGTGCTCATTTGGCGTCCTTTCGCATCGTCCCGCCCGTGCGGAGGGAATTGGCCCAATCGTCCAGAATTTCGGCCGACTTTTCGAAGAATTCCTGCATGCCGGCGGCCCGCTCAGCGGCCTTGGCATCCTCATCCCGCATCTCCACGACACAGGATTGTATGGTCCTGGCATGTCGCTTGAAGCGCCCGGCGATTTCTCCGATCACATCGACATAAGAGAGGTTGGACAGCTGGTAATAGTCCTGTCGGTCTCCCGCATGCGCCGTGAGCCTGATCGCGCCGCGTCGCGCCAGCTGACGCGCATTGGTGCTGACGCTGGCCCGGCTGACACCCAGGCGCTCGCTGATCTGGCTGAGGCTCAGCTCATGTCCAGCCACGACAAGCAGGCCCATTATCCGCCCGGAAATGCGAGAATCGCCGCCTTCCTGGGAGATCAGTCCGAATTCCTCGACGAACCGCTTGGTTGCAGACATGCTGGTATCCTTCTGTTCATTCAATACATACTGAATGAACAAGACGAAGTAAACTCGTCGAGTCGCCCCCTGACATGGGCTGTTCAATGAGCCGCCATTGTCACACAATGACTTGCCGCTCGGCTTGTCCGTCTGCCCTTATTGCGCTGAAAGCCCTTTTCCATGAACCAGATCGATCTTCACGGCCAGACCGCTGTCATTACGGGTGGGGCCCAGGGCCTAGGATTTGCCATGGCCAAGCGCTTGATCGAGAGCGGCGCCAAGGTCAGCCTATGGGACACCAATGCCGATATGCTGGCGCATGCGACGGCCGCGCTTGGCGCAGCCGCGTCCAGCCAGGTGGTCGATATTACCGACTATCCCGGACTCGTTGGCGCACATGCCCAGGTCGAAAAGCACATCGGCCCGGTCTCCATCCTGGTCAATTCGGCAGGCATTGCTGGCACCAATGCAAGCCTGGAAGACTATGACCCGGACGAGTGGCGCCGTGTCGTCGAGGTCAATCTCAACGGCACCTTCTATGTCAACAAGGCCGTCATAACGGGCATGAAGGCCCGCAATTACGGGCGCATCGTCAACATCTCCTCGGTTGCCGGCAAGGAGGGCAATCCCAACCTCTCGGCCTATTCCGCCGCCAAGGCCGGTGTCATCGGGCTCACCAAGTCGCTGGGCAAGGAGCTGGCCAAGTTCGACATCGCGGTCAACGCCATTACCCCGGCCACCGCCAAGACGCGCATCCTCGATACACTCACGCCCGAGTTCATCGAATACATGCTGGTCCGCATCCCCCGCGGTCGCTTCCTCGAGGTCGACGAAGCCGCCGCAATGGTGGCCTGGCTGGTCAGCAAGGACAACAGCTTCACCACCGCCAGCGTGTTCGATCTCTCGGGCGGGCGGACGACCTACTAGCGCCGGCACCATGCCGGCCCGAGCTGCGGAGGGGCTGCTCAACGACTTCTTAGCGCAATCGGTAAAATCCACCCCATCTTCAGAACGCCGATTTCATTTGGCTCCCGTATTGTCGCTGCAGGGTTCGAGGGGGTCCGAGATGGTTCTGGCCGATAGCGCGCTGCTGCTGCGTCTACAGACCGAGGTACTCGAGGCAGTCGCGTGTGGCGAGCCGCTTCTGGCGATTGCCGATATGCTGTGCCGCCGCGCCGAGGAACTGGCGCCCGATGCGATCTGTTCCATTCTCTCGGTCGATGCCGAAGGCGTGTTGCACCCGCTGGCGGCGCCAAGCCTGCCGCTTGCCTATTCCAGCGCTATTGAAGGTCTTTCCATTGGACCCTGTAGCGGATCATGCGGCACCGCCGCCTTCCGCAACGAACCGGTCATTGTCACCGATATCGCCACCGATCCGCTGTGGGACGACTACCGCGGCCTCGCTGGCCCGCTGGGCCTGTCTGCTTGCTGGTCCAGCCCCATCCAGTCGCGCGATGGCCGCGTCGTGGCGACCTTCGCCTTCTATTTCCGCACGCCGCGCGCCCCCAACGACCTTGAGCGAAGCATCGTGGCAACCTGTCTGCATCTGTGCGCCATTGCCATCGAGCATGAGCAGGTGCGCGAGCGAAACTACCGGCTCGCCTATTTCGATGCGCTGACCGGCCTGCCCAATCGCGGCCATTTCAACGAGTTGCTGACCAGGCATGTGGGTATGGAAGAACCCTTCGGCCTTCTGCTGGTCGATATCGACCACCTCAAGGTGGTCAACGATACGGTTGGCCATGTCTTTGGCGATCTCCTGATCCGCACCGTCGCCGAGCGTATTGCGGCCGCCGATCCATCGCTCCTCGCCTGTCGTCTCGGCGGCGATGAATTCGCCGTGCTGGTGACTGACTGCGCCAATGAGCGCACGCTCAAGAATGCCGCGACGCGCATGCTGGCTTCCGTACGCGGCCTCATCCAGGCCGGCGAGCAGACGCTCGATCCGCATATCACCATTGGCGGCGCCCTGTTCGGCCCCGACGGCATCGATGGCGCCTCGCTCAGCCAGAATGCCGATTTCGCGCTGTACCACGCCAAGGAAATCCGGCGCGGCGGCTATATCCGCTTCAGCCCCGGCCTGCGCACCTCAATGCTTGAGCGCGCCAGCATGGTGCGTAGCGTCGATTCTGCCTTGTCCGAACATCGCATGCTGGCCCACTACCAGCCCATCGTCCGGCTCGAGACTGCCGAGATCGTTGGGCTCGAAGCACTTGCCCGCATGCAGATGCCTGATGGTCGCATTGCCTCGGCTGGCGAGTTCCACGCCGCCCTGGCAGATCCGCGCATCGCCTGGCAGCTCACTGGGCAGATGCTGGATCAGGTGGCGTCGGACATCCGCAACTGGCTCGACATGGGGATGGACTTCCAGCATGTCGGCATCAACGTCACCACCGGTGATTTCCAGCGTGGCGATCTTGAGCACCGCATCGTCGACACGTTCGAGCGCGCCGGCGTGCCGCTGAAGCACATCATCCTCGAAGTCAACGAAGCCGTCTTTATGGGCGGCAGCGATCAGATGGTGCCGAAGGCTGTTGGTGCCCTCCGCAAGAGGGGCCTGCTGGTTGCACTCGACGATTTCGGCACCGGTTTTGCTTCGCTCACCCACCTGCTAAGTTTTCCGGTCGATGTGATCAAGATCGACAAGTCCTTCGTCGATCGCATCGGCACCGGCCATGCCAGCGACGTCGTCGTCGGCGCCATCATCGACATCGCCCGCAAGCTCGATATGAAGATCGTCGCCGAGGGCATCGAGACGGCGGAGCAGGCCGAAGCGCTGAGCAAGCTGGGTTGCACGCTCGGGCAGGGCTACCTCTTCGCCCGCCCTGGCTCGGTCGAGGACACGACGCGGCTCCTGTCCATGTTCGCCCAGAAGCCCACCCAACGGCCCGAGCCATCCCAACGCCTTATCGCCTGAGCGGGCGTTGCAATTCCGTGCGGGCCGGCGCAATCTCGACTCGAAATATCTGACCCGACCAAAGTCGATGGGTGCAAGCCCGTGCTGACAGGACGGTGACAGGCAGCCGCTCTATGGTCCCTGTCACGAACGCAACGACGTTCCGGATATGACATGGGAGGTTCTATGAACAAGCTGCTCTTGGCCGCGCTGATTTCTGGCGCAATGGCCGTCCCCGCTTTCGCTGCCGACTACTCCATCATGGCCCCTGCTGCCCCCGGCGGCGGCTGGGACCAGACTGCCCGCTCCATGCAGGAAGCCCTCCAGGCCGATGGCATTTCGGGCAATGTGCAGGTCACCAACGTTCCCGGCGCCGGTGGCACCATCGGCCTGGCTCAATTCGTCAACGAATCGACTGGCAATCCTGATGCCCTGATCGTCGGCGGCTATGTGATGGTCGGCGCCATCCTGACCAACGCTTCGCCCGTCACCCTCGACATGGTCACCCCGATCGCCCGCCTTACCGGCGAAGCCATCGCCATCGTCGTTCCTGCCGCTTCCGACATCCAGACGCTCGACGACCTCGTCGCTAAGCTCAAGGCTGAGCCTGGTGCTGTCGCCTGGGCCGGTGGTTCGGCCGGTGGCGCCGATCACATCACGGCTGGCCTCATCGCCAAGGCCGTCGGTGCCGATCCGACCGCCGTCAACTACATCGCCTATTCGGGCGGTGGTGAAGCTCTGGCTGCCGTGCTCGGTGGCCAGGTGACCGTCGGCATTTCCGGCTACAGCGAATTCGCTTCGCAGATCGAAGCCGGTGAACTGCGCATTCTCGCCGTCTCCACCGACACCCGCGTCCCCGGCGTCGAAGCCCCGACCCTGATGGAAGCCGGCGTCGATGTTGCCGTGCAGAACTGGCGCATGGTCGCCGCTGCCCCCGGCATCACCGACGAGCAGAAGGCCGCCATCAACGCCGACATCGAAAAGATGGTCAACTCGGCCGCCTGGAAGACCACGCTTGAGACCAAGGGTTGGGTCAATACCTACCTGGCCGGCGATGCCTTCACCGCCCAGCTTGCCGCCGATACCGAGGCGACCGCCGCCATCCTGAAAGAAATCGGGCTGGTGCAGTGAGCGCAGGCGAACCCAATCTCTCGCGCCGCCCCGATGGGGCGGCGCTTGCCATAGCGGCCATTCTCGCCGCCATCGCTGCGGTCATCATCTGGCAGACCAGCCAGATGCGCGTGCCCCCCATCCAGGCCCGCGTCGGCCCTACCGTCTTTCCCTATATCATCGCAGGTGGCCTGCTTTGCCTGTCGGTCGGCACCGTTGTATCGGCCCTGCGCAACGGTTTCCCGGCGCGCGACAAAGACGATTTGAAGCCGATCTTTTGGATCATCGGCGGCCTCGTCGCTCAACTGCTGCTGTTGACCACCGCCGGCTTCGCAGTGGCCACCGGCATTCTCTTTGCCTGTACTGCCAAGGCCTTCGGCCGTGGTCCGCTCTGGCAGACCATCCCGCTCGGCATCGTCTTTGCCTTCATCGTCTGGCTGATCTTCGCCAAGGGCTTGCAGCTGTCGCTGCCGTCGGGCCCGCTCGAACGCCTCATTCCCTGATCGGAAGCCGTCACCCATGGATACTTTCGGACTTCTCGGCCAGGGCCTGATCGCCGCGCTCCAGTGGCAGAACCTCATCTATGCGCTGATTGGCGTGACCCTGGGCACTGCCGTCGGCGTGCTGCCCGGCATCGGCCCGGCGCTGACGGTGGCACTGTTGCTGCCCGTCACCTACAAGCTCGACCCGGCCGGCTCACTGATCATGTTCGCCGGCATCTACTATGGCGGCATGTATGGCGGCTCGACCACGTCCATCCTGCTCAATACGCCGGGTGAATCCGCCTCGATCGTCACCGCGCTCGAGGGCAACAAGATGGCTCGCAAGGGCAGAGGCGGTCCCGCCCTTGCAACGGCGGCCATCGGCTCTTTCGTCGCCGGCTTGATCGCCACGCTGGCCTTGGCCTTCGTCGCGCCCTGGGTGGTAAAGCTCGCACTGGCCTTCGGCCCTGCCGAGTATTTTGCGCTGATGGTGCTGGCCTTCATTACCGTCTCCGCTGCCTTCGGCGATAGCGCCCTGCGCGGCCTCACCGCGCTCTTCATCGGCCTGGGCCTCGGCATTATCGGCATCGACATGCAGACCGGCCAGTCGCGCATCACCTTCGGCATCCCCGATCTGCTCGATGGCATCGAAGTGACCACGCTCGCCGTGGCCCTTTTCGCCATCGGCGAAACCCTCAAGATCGCCGCCGACCGCAATGCGGTGAAAGAGGAAGTCCTGGCCGTTAAAGGCTCGGTCTGGATGAATAAAGAGGACTGGAAGCGCAGCTGGATTCCGTGGCTGCGCGGGACCGCTATCGGTTTTCCCATCGGCGCTATGCCTGCGGGCGGTGCAGATGTCGCCAGCTTCCTGAGCTACAGCGCCGAAAAGACCTTCGCCAAAAAGCCCGAGGAATTCGGCCACGGCGCCATCGAGGGCGTCGCTGGTCCAGAGGCCGCCAACAATGCCTCGGCCGCGGGCACGCTTGTGCCACTTCTCACCCTCGGCCTACCGACCACGGCCACCGCCGCCATCATGCTGGCCGGCTTCCAGCAGTTCGGTCTGCAGCCTGGCCCATTGCTGTTCACCAACAATGCCAGCCTGGTCTGGGCGCTGATCGCCAGCCTGCTCGTCGCCAATTTCATGCTGATCGTGCTCAACCTGCCGCTGATCGGCCTGTGGGTGAAGCTGCTGACCATTCCAAAGCCTTGGCTCTATGGTGGCATCCTGGTCTTCGCCACCCTGGGCACGCTGGGTGCCAATGGCGCCATGTCCGGCCGTCTCGGCCCGTTCAGCTATTCCTTCGAGCTGATCTTGCTGCTGACTTTCGGCATCCTGGGCTACCTGCTCCGCCGCTTCGGCTATCCCATCGCCCCGGTGGTGGTCGGCC contains:
- a CDS encoding putative bifunctional diguanylate cyclase/phosphodiesterase, which produces MVLADSALLLRLQTEVLEAVACGEPLLAIADMLCRRAEELAPDAICSILSVDAEGVLHPLAAPSLPLAYSSAIEGLSIGPCSGSCGTAAFRNEPVIVTDIATDPLWDDYRGLAGPLGLSACWSSPIQSRDGRVVATFAFYFRTPRAPNDLERSIVATCLHLCAIAIEHEQVRERNYRLAYFDALTGLPNRGHFNELLTRHVGMEEPFGLLLVDIDHLKVVNDTVGHVFGDLLIRTVAERIAAADPSLLACRLGGDEFAVLVTDCANERTLKNAATRMLASVRGLIQAGEQTLDPHITIGGALFGPDGIDGASLSQNADFALYHAKEIRRGGYIRFSPGLRTSMLERASMVRSVDSALSEHRMLAHYQPIVRLETAEIVGLEALARMQMPDGRIASAGEFHAALADPRIAWQLTGQMLDQVASDIRNWLDMGMDFQHVGINVTTGDFQRGDLEHRIVDTFERAGVPLKHIILEVNEAVFMGGSDQMVPKAVGALRKRGLLVALDDFGTGFASLTHLLSFPVDVIKIDKSFVDRIGTGHASDVVVGAIIDIARKLDMKIVAEGIETAEQAEALSKLGCTLGQGYLFARPGSVEDTTRLLSMFAQKPTQRPEPSQRLIA
- a CDS encoding Bug family tripartite tricarboxylate transporter substrate binding protein, translated to MNKLLLAALISGAMAVPAFAADYSIMAPAAPGGGWDQTARSMQEALQADGISGNVQVTNVPGAGGTIGLAQFVNESTGNPDALIVGGYVMVGAILTNASPVTLDMVTPIARLTGEAIAIVVPAASDIQTLDDLVAKLKAEPGAVAWAGGSAGGADHITAGLIAKAVGADPTAVNYIAYSGGGEALAAVLGGQVTVGISGYSEFASQIEAGELRILAVSTDTRVPGVEAPTLMEAGVDVAVQNWRMVAAAPGITDEQKAAINADIEKMVNSAAWKTTLETKGWVNTYLAGDAFTAQLAADTEATAAILKEIGLVQ
- a CDS encoding tripartite tricarboxylate transporter TctB family protein, which produces MSAGEPNLSRRPDGAALAIAAILAAIAAVIIWQTSQMRVPPIQARVGPTVFPYIIAGGLLCLSVGTVVSALRNGFPARDKDDLKPIFWIIGGLVAQLLLLTTAGFAVATGILFACTAKAFGRGPLWQTIPLGIVFAFIVWLIFAKGLQLSLPSGPLERLIP
- a CDS encoding tripartite tricarboxylate transporter permease; translation: MDTFGLLGQGLIAALQWQNLIYALIGVTLGTAVGVLPGIGPALTVALLLPVTYKLDPAGSLIMFAGIYYGGMYGGSTTSILLNTPGESASIVTALEGNKMARKGRGGPALATAAIGSFVAGLIATLALAFVAPWVVKLALAFGPAEYFALMVLAFITVSAAFGDSALRGLTALFIGLGLGIIGIDMQTGQSRITFGIPDLLDGIEVTTLAVALFAIGETLKIAADRNAVKEEVLAVKGSVWMNKEDWKRSWIPWLRGTAIGFPIGAMPAGGADVASFLSYSAEKTFAKKPEEFGHGAIEGVAGPEAANNASAAGTLVPLLTLGLPTTATAAIMLAGFQQFGLQPGPLLFTNNASLVWALIASLLVANFMLIVLNLPLIGLWVKLLTIPKPWLYGGILVFATLGTLGANGAMSGRLGPFSYSFELILLLTFGILGYLLRRFGYPIAPVVVGLILGPMAEQQLRRALAISQGDWTVLFHSPIAITLYIVAAAAVLVPLYFRLRGKGAMLASMASDED